A single Phycisphaerae bacterium DNA region contains:
- a CDS encoding HDIG domain-containing protein codes for MLNFGNARAGRTADNRRKLGNGAGRWSIRLRSALRWPLAVAIVFWLCATIIMVVGDEPLPYSVGKVLKQPVLSRVSFARVDELATEKLRLDSQHAVPNYFRFNTSLVEAILTEFRELRAAVKAAESLESFLAQHAARWPLDADSFAELKTTADTSSGDPYKQNLDRLTKLLLEENLIERDRVDREIRSTADYVILGDGSGNYRQVPTTKLTYAINKEQVDATSERIAGRVFYGVRRVQPIFRLIVARTISPEGQSQFTPAYVFDAAQTRLRIEEAGNVEPVKVVYAVGDRLLRPDKITEESLSLLKAEHEEYLKQRGKDPILQRQWRNRRLGLAGIIFLVTVGLSAFTIRTQPRIAEKLPRAVGLGALLLGVMFAERFILIRVADSPIWCVLPVAMTAGVLAIAYSQLFALGVAGALALITSLMLGTPYGMMVVLISVIVVTILMLREIRTRMKMLEVGAAASVSAYLSTFLVYLNDGEVNFFGDPLYAAIAAMAGLSMVQVLLPLIERAFKVTTSQTLLEWADTSRPLLRQLIEKAPGTWQHSHLLGSMAESAAEEIGANGLLVRVGAYYHDIGKTCKPNYFVENQEARINAHQGLAPTMSLLVILAHVKDGIALAREHGLPPVLHPFIAEHHGTTLVKYFHHMATQEAKASGIRGREISDTEFRYPGPKPRSRETAILMLCDGVEGAVRSLQEPTPGRIEAVVHDIAMARLMDGQFDDCEITLKELAKVEQSLVRSLRAIHHGRIAYPKQSDSNDAPQVRTA; via the coding sequence ATGCTGAACTTCGGAAATGCCCGCGCCGGTCGGACAGCTGACAATCGTCGCAAGCTGGGCAACGGCGCCGGACGTTGGTCGATTCGCCTCCGTTCGGCACTTAGGTGGCCGTTGGCGGTTGCGATCGTATTCTGGCTCTGTGCCACGATCATCATGGTTGTCGGTGACGAGCCGCTGCCATATTCAGTCGGGAAGGTTCTGAAGCAACCGGTTCTGTCGCGTGTCTCGTTCGCGCGGGTGGATGAACTGGCGACCGAAAAGCTCCGGCTGGATTCTCAGCACGCCGTTCCGAATTACTTCCGATTCAACACGTCGCTGGTTGAAGCGATTCTGACTGAGTTTCGAGAGTTGCGAGCGGCGGTGAAAGCCGCCGAGAGCCTTGAATCTTTTCTTGCGCAGCATGCGGCGCGGTGGCCTTTGGATGCGGATTCTTTCGCCGAACTGAAAACGACGGCCGACACCTCGTCGGGTGATCCTTACAAACAGAATCTTGACCGCCTCACCAAGCTGCTGCTTGAAGAAAATCTGATTGAGCGGGACCGGGTGGACCGCGAGATCCGCAGCACGGCTGATTATGTGATACTGGGGGATGGATCGGGCAATTACCGTCAGGTCCCGACGACGAAGCTGACCTATGCAATCAATAAAGAGCAGGTGGATGCCACTTCGGAGCGGATCGCCGGTCGTGTGTTCTACGGCGTTCGCCGCGTGCAGCCGATTTTTCGATTGATTGTCGCTCGAACGATTTCGCCGGAAGGCCAGAGCCAGTTCACGCCGGCCTATGTGTTCGATGCGGCGCAGACTCGATTACGAATTGAAGAAGCAGGAAACGTCGAGCCGGTCAAGGTGGTGTACGCCGTCGGCGATCGCCTGCTCCGACCTGACAAGATCACCGAAGAATCGCTTTCGCTCTTGAAGGCCGAGCACGAGGAGTATCTGAAACAGCGCGGGAAGGACCCCATACTTCAGCGACAGTGGCGGAACAGGCGGCTGGGCCTGGCGGGAATAATCTTTCTGGTCACGGTTGGTCTCTCGGCATTCACGATTCGCACGCAGCCTCGAATCGCTGAAAAGCTGCCGCGCGCGGTCGGATTGGGCGCGCTTCTGCTCGGCGTGATGTTCGCCGAGCGGTTTATACTGATTCGCGTTGCGGATTCGCCGATCTGGTGCGTACTTCCCGTTGCAATGACCGCGGGCGTACTGGCCATCGCCTATTCGCAGCTTTTCGCATTGGGGGTTGCCGGGGCGCTGGCGCTGATCACGTCATTGATGCTGGGCACGCCGTACGGCATGATGGTTGTTCTGATCTCCGTCATCGTCGTGACGATACTGATGCTCCGCGAAATCCGTACCCGGATGAAGATGCTGGAAGTCGGCGCGGCGGCGTCCGTGTCCGCGTATCTGAGTACGTTTCTGGTGTATTTGAATGACGGCGAGGTGAACTTCTTCGGTGATCCGCTCTATGCCGCCATCGCCGCCATGGCCGGGCTGAGCATGGTGCAGGTTCTCTTGCCGCTGATTGAGCGGGCTTTCAAAGTGACGACGAGCCAGACGTTGCTGGAGTGGGCCGACACCAGCCGGCCGCTGCTGCGGCAGTTGATTGAGAAGGCGCCGGGGACGTGGCAGCACAGCCATTTGCTGGGCAGCATGGCGGAATCGGCCGCGGAGGAGATCGGCGCGAACGGGCTTCTGGTTCGGGTCGGTGCGTATTACCACGATATCGGGAAGACCTGCAAACCAAACTATTTCGTGGAGAATCAGGAGGCGCGGATCAACGCGCATCAGGGCCTTGCGCCGACGATGAGTCTGCTCGTGATTCTCGCGCATGTGAAGGACGGGATCGCGCTGGCCCGCGAGCATGGGCTGCCGCCCGTGTTGCACCCATTCATTGCGGAGCATCACGGCACCACGCTTGTCAAGTATTTCCATCACATGGCGACGCAGGAGGCGAAGGCGTCGGGCATCCGCGGCCGGGAGATCAGTGATACGGAGTTCCGCTATCCCGGTCCCAAGCCGCGATCGCGAGAGACTGCGATACTCATGCTCTGCGACGGAGTCGAAGGCGCTGTGCGGTCTTTGCAGGAACCGACGCCGGGCCGAATCGAGGCCGTGGTGCATGACATTGCCATGGCACGCCTGATGGATGGACAGTTTGACGACTGTGAGATCACCTTGAAGGAACTCGCCAAGGTCGAACAGAGCCTTGTTCGCAGCCTTCGCGCCATTCACCATGGGCGCATTGCCTATCCAAAACAGTCGGATTCCAACGACGCACCGCAGGTTCGCACCGCATGA
- the queG gene encoding tRNA epoxyqueuosine(34) reductase QueG, translated as MSNEPPNSPVFRSNRVKAIAADLGFDRCGVTTASPIGRADFLREWLSRGYAGTMGYLHRHVESRIDVRSWLPWARSIIVVALNYRQAPREKPIDEPRGRVAMYAWGEDYHDVIREKLDRMAGRIQAEFFIDAPDTADLAIAPRVQSCVDTSAILERELAAVSGVGWIGKNTLVMHESLGSYFFLGELITDLELAPDSPAVDHCGTCTRCLEACPTQAFVAPYVMDASRCISYLTIEHRSEIDPTLSTRTGDWVFGCDVCQDVCPHNRHAPESHELRFRPPSQEASVDAAFPRLSDIDSWDRAAYERAVAGRATGRARLDMWKRNASLIHKQRDPSG; from the coding sequence ATGTCAAACGAACCTCCGAACTCGCCGGTTTTCCGTTCGAATCGGGTTAAGGCAATTGCGGCCGATTTGGGCTTCGATCGCTGCGGCGTGACGACCGCTTCCCCGATCGGTCGTGCAGATTTCCTTCGTGAATGGCTTTCCCGCGGCTATGCCGGGACGATGGGCTATCTTCATCGGCATGTCGAATCGCGGATTGATGTGCGTTCGTGGCTTCCCTGGGCGCGATCGATCATTGTCGTTGCTTTGAACTATCGTCAGGCGCCGCGCGAGAAACCCATAGACGAGCCGCGCGGCCGCGTGGCGATGTATGCCTGGGGCGAAGATTACCACGATGTCATTCGCGAGAAGCTGGATCGCATGGCGGGGCGGATTCAGGCGGAATTTTTCATCGACGCGCCGGATACGGCTGACTTGGCGATCGCGCCGCGGGTTCAGTCCTGCGTCGACACCTCGGCCATCCTCGAACGCGAGTTGGCGGCGGTGTCGGGCGTCGGCTGGATCGGCAAGAACACGTTGGTGATGCACGAATCGCTCGGGTCTTACTTCTTTCTGGGAGAGTTGATCACTGACCTTGAACTTGCTCCGGACTCGCCTGCGGTCGATCACTGCGGAACATGCACGCGCTGTCTGGAGGCCTGTCCGACTCAGGCCTTTGTCGCTCCGTACGTTATGGATGCGAGCCGATGCATCTCGTATCTGACGATCGAGCACCGGAGTGAGATTGATCCGACCCTCTCGACGAGAACAGGGGATTGGGTGTTCGGATGTGATGTCTGTCAGGACGTCTGCCCGCACAACCGGCATGCGCCTGAGAGTCACGAGCTGCGTTTTCGACCGCCGAGTCAGGAGGCCAGCGTCGATGCGGCGTTTCCCCGGTTATCGGATATCGATTCGTGGGATCGGGCGGCGTATGAGAGGGCGGTCGCGGGCCGAGCGACCGGGCGGGCGCGATTGGACATGTGGAAGCGAAATGCGTCGCTGATTCATAAGCAGCGCGATCCATCAGGATAA
- a CDS encoding Rdx family protein codes for MEAKFGKENLRAETIVGSKGVFDVVVNGDLIYSKHQTGTFPRLGEIPSILQMKGLAP; via the coding sequence TTGGAGGCGAAGTTCGGAAAAGAGAATCTTCGAGCGGAAACGATCGTTGGATCAAAAGGTGTGTTTGATGTCGTCGTCAATGGCGACCTGATATACAGCAAACACCAAACCGGCACCTTCCCAAGACTTGGCGAGATTCCCTCCATCCTGCAGATGAAGGGCCTGGCCCCCTAG
- a CDS encoding RDD family protein encodes MINHPNLRRRLLLTLFLTVTMTGTQTRTAQAQQSEWKPVRLWVSGSKEQVWVVASNTVKSGDTSGEYRFWWTSNQSGAQDRIPTSSIFLQPFHGEILALGTDSDGAKVLASNFNIYSYAPGKPEEIAALWRAVANDPPLAWAGDDSQPITLAVVKTASLVPITRESNAPAAEQPATKSASGGEDALPEWFAPYKGDTETPETPYTLLTLRRGFWRRLAVPIESDQRIQFWIAGRSDRVFLFWRGPDNVVRFIEHSAGEWSAPRTVTSDPDLRQAWAGSTPNGPIFIAGIGPDVRSVKLELHTLGANDQWSAIGTAREGTDYLTVDALTTGVGLAMGRIAVARVGDLDQIQFAWADAEGSPVLRFETLTSQVDTGTATTTWRSMIFPFVVLILMTSILVMRREQVMQPAVLPQGLAIAPVWKRVAATFFDFMPAMFAGSFVMASLQQELGLPSDPSLILEYLQNNPEALGSTIPVYLVVTLVYSLWCLGWELASGTTLGKRVFGCRVISLSGGAASARQIIVRNVIRMLMVSMGETGWLITLLTMIMLTRNRQRLGDVLAGTLVVHRGPPGPIPIARTTDQRDDETPRV; translated from the coding sequence ATGATTAATCATCCCAACTTACGCCGTCGGCTGCTTCTTACTCTTTTTCTGACCGTCACGATGACGGGTACACAAACCCGGACGGCTCAAGCCCAGCAGTCTGAATGGAAGCCCGTCCGCCTGTGGGTTTCCGGAAGCAAGGAACAGGTCTGGGTCGTCGCGTCAAACACCGTCAAGTCCGGGGATACTTCGGGGGAATATCGGTTCTGGTGGACCAGCAACCAATCGGGCGCCCAGGATCGCATTCCGACTTCCTCGATTTTTCTTCAACCCTTTCACGGCGAAATTCTCGCCTTGGGTACCGATTCGGATGGTGCCAAGGTGCTCGCGTCGAATTTCAACATATACAGCTACGCGCCAGGCAAACCTGAGGAAATTGCAGCGCTCTGGCGAGCCGTCGCCAATGATCCGCCCCTGGCATGGGCGGGGGACGATTCACAGCCGATCACCCTCGCCGTGGTCAAGACAGCCTCGCTTGTCCCCATCACGAGAGAGTCAAATGCTCCGGCAGCGGAACAGCCCGCAACAAAGTCGGCGTCAGGCGGGGAGGACGCGCTGCCTGAATGGTTCGCTCCCTACAAAGGCGATACGGAAACGCCCGAGACGCCCTACACCCTGCTCACCTTGCGGCGCGGATTCTGGCGCAGGCTTGCAGTCCCCATCGAATCCGACCAGCGCATTCAGTTCTGGATTGCCGGCCGATCCGACCGCGTCTTTCTGTTCTGGCGAGGTCCGGACAATGTCGTCCGATTCATCGAACACTCGGCCGGTGAATGGTCCGCTCCCAGAACTGTCACCAGTGATCCCGACCTCCGCCAGGCGTGGGCGGGCAGCACGCCGAATGGCCCCATCTTCATTGCCGGCATCGGTCCCGATGTAAGGTCCGTCAAGCTGGAACTCCACACCCTCGGCGCGAATGACCAATGGTCAGCCATCGGAACCGCGCGCGAAGGAACGGACTATCTCACGGTTGACGCGCTCACCACGGGTGTCGGCCTGGCGATGGGCCGGATCGCGGTGGCCCGCGTCGGCGATCTCGACCAGATCCAGTTCGCATGGGCGGATGCCGAAGGATCACCCGTGCTGCGCTTCGAGACGCTGACCTCGCAAGTGGATACAGGGACCGCCACCACCACATGGCGATCAATGATCTTCCCGTTTGTCGTCCTCATCCTCATGACTTCCATCCTGGTGATGCGCCGCGAACAGGTGATGCAGCCCGCCGTACTGCCGCAGGGGCTGGCGATCGCTCCGGTCTGGAAGCGCGTCGCGGCGACGTTTTTTGATTTCATGCCGGCGATGTTCGCGGGCAGCTTCGTCATGGCATCGCTGCAACAGGAGCTGGGATTGCCGTCTGATCCATCGCTCATCCTCGAGTATCTTCAGAACAACCCCGAAGCGCTCGGAAGCACGATTCCAGTGTACCTCGTCGTGACGCTCGTCTACAGCCTCTGGTGTCTGGGTTGGGAACTGGCGTCGGGCACTACACTCGGCAAGCGAGTCTTCGGCTGCCGTGTCATCAGCCTCAGCGGCGGCGCTGCGAGCGCACGGCAGATCATCGTTCGAAACGTCATCCGCATGTTGATGGTGTCAATGGGAGAAACCGGCTGGCTCATCACCCTACTGACGATGATCATGCTGACTCGCAATCGTCAGCGTCTGGGCGATGTGCTTGCCGGAACGCTCGTCGTCCATCGCGGTCCGCCCGGCCCCATCCCGATCGCTCGTACGACAGACCAGCGCGACGACGAAACGCCGCGCGTCTGA
- a CDS encoding DUF2339 domain-containing protein: protein MEGSQFEQQLGEVRRDLLRLSADLARLQSRIEAIEQAQLTATSTNRAAADYGSATASAGGTIEPPGEVFPHETRPDQFESASSLTAEGASVQPPPVIRSPISDRGIAPLPPVAKVADALEVKIGGTWLNRVGAVVLLCGIGFFIKYSFEQGWLGPAARVAAGSITGLGLIAAGEYALWRSMRNFAVGLLAAGIVTLYFSTFAAQSFYHLISPTAGFALHCAITLASAGIAVHARSQAVAIMGVVGGFVTPLAFSIDRNEQIGLLTYLLVLDAGFLCVGILRQWILLRYICWLGTVLLFSWWGIQYYTLDALHVTLLFLTAFYFLFMSETWLSAYRGGAPEVGSPFYRRMRAFGHSPIVHLCNGAYFTVFYLLAEPSYSRYMGGLCLALAGLNWMAGWRLAGANEAAKSARLAHWLDGAWILALFAPIQFDHEWVVAAWGMQGVITFAFCRRYPTAWIRVKGFAVLVAAAVHLIGLEMVNESLRAAFVTFGDWYLSKSIVLSYFLVACAFGSGALLRLNRPSSDMDRRMAASVVFVGCVIFFTITASHYDRYLATCHWLGLAAFWLGITQRDVTLSVVPAAIVLTSCLKFLFFDLAAPWDDGSIVNLSGIVLNRAVITGLLVALATLVCGRFLRCDDSASPGGAACRRLVYAMPLFCALTILASGSFEIVRIFEHEDWGRSFADPRRTMHMILSVYWSLGATAILIVGFVSTNSSLRFMAITCFGLTLLKVVLVDLSYLEMVFRIVSFVVLGVLLLSASLLYQRRSARMGARGAESERTA from the coding sequence ATGGAAGGGTCTCAATTCGAACAGCAACTTGGGGAAGTTCGTCGCGATCTGCTCAGGTTGTCGGCCGACCTTGCGCGATTGCAATCGCGGATCGAAGCGATCGAGCAGGCTCAATTGACGGCAACGTCCACGAACCGAGCTGCGGCGGATTACGGGTCGGCGACTGCGTCGGCAGGGGGCACGATCGAACCCCCGGGCGAAGTATTTCCGCACGAGACGAGGCCGGATCAATTCGAATCAGCGAGTTCGTTGACGGCAGAAGGAGCGTCTGTCCAGCCGCCGCCGGTGATTCGATCGCCGATTTCCGATCGAGGGATCGCTCCCTTGCCGCCAGTCGCCAAAGTTGCGGATGCGCTGGAAGTGAAGATCGGCGGCACCTGGTTGAATCGTGTCGGCGCCGTGGTGTTGCTATGCGGTATCGGATTCTTCATCAAGTACTCGTTCGAGCAGGGCTGGCTGGGCCCCGCCGCGCGAGTGGCCGCAGGGTCGATCACCGGCCTGGGTCTGATCGCGGCCGGCGAATACGCTTTGTGGCGATCGATGCGGAATTTCGCAGTCGGACTGCTGGCCGCCGGAATCGTTACGCTTTATTTTTCGACGTTCGCCGCGCAGTCTTTCTATCACCTGATTTCACCCACGGCCGGTTTTGCGCTTCATTGCGCCATCACCTTGGCATCGGCGGGCATCGCCGTTCACGCTCGGTCGCAAGCTGTCGCGATCATGGGTGTTGTCGGCGGATTCGTCACGCCGCTGGCGTTTTCGATCGACCGGAATGAACAGATCGGGCTGTTAACCTATTTGCTGGTGCTCGATGCTGGATTCCTTTGCGTCGGGATCCTGCGCCAGTGGATCTTGCTACGCTATATCTGCTGGCTGGGGACGGTCCTGCTGTTTTCGTGGTGGGGGATTCAGTACTACACGTTGGACGCCCTGCATGTCACGCTTCTGTTTCTCACGGCGTTTTACTTCCTTTTCATGTCCGAAACGTGGCTGAGTGCTTACCGGGGCGGCGCGCCGGAAGTTGGATCGCCGTTTTATCGTCGGATGCGAGCATTCGGGCACTCGCCGATTGTTCACCTCTGCAACGGCGCATACTTCACCGTGTTCTATCTTCTGGCTGAGCCGAGCTACTCCCGCTACATGGGGGGCCTTTGTCTCGCGCTGGCGGGCTTGAATTGGATGGCGGGATGGCGACTGGCCGGCGCGAATGAGGCCGCGAAGTCCGCCCGGCTTGCGCATTGGCTTGATGGTGCGTGGATTCTGGCGCTGTTTGCTCCCATTCAGTTTGACCATGAGTGGGTGGTGGCGGCGTGGGGAATGCAGGGCGTGATCACATTCGCGTTCTGCCGACGTTACCCGACTGCCTGGATTCGCGTAAAGGGATTCGCCGTTCTTGTTGCTGCCGCCGTGCATCTGATCGGCCTGGAGATGGTGAACGAATCGTTGCGGGCGGCATTTGTCACATTCGGTGACTGGTATCTTTCAAAGTCAATTGTTCTTTCGTATTTTCTTGTTGCCTGTGCCTTCGGATCGGGGGCCCTGTTACGACTGAATCGTCCGTCGAGCGACATGGATCGGCGAATGGCCGCATCGGTTGTCTTCGTCGGCTGTGTGATATTCTTCACGATCACCGCGTCACACTACGATCGGTATCTGGCGACGTGTCATTGGCTGGGGCTGGCGGCATTCTGGCTGGGAATCACCCAGCGCGATGTGACGCTGTCGGTTGTACCGGCTGCGATCGTGCTGACCAGTTGCCTTAAGTTCCTGTTTTTCGATCTCGCCGCGCCGTGGGACGACGGCTCGATCGTGAATTTGAGCGGAATCGTGCTGAATCGGGCGGTCATCACCGGCTTACTTGTGGCGCTGGCGACGCTGGTCTGCGGTCGGTTCCTTCGATGTGATGATTCGGCTTCTCCGGGTGGGGCGGCGTGTCGCAGATTGGTTTACGCGATGCCGCTTTTCTGCGCGTTGACGATACTCGCCAGCGGTTCATTCGAGATCGTGCGCATTTTTGAGCACGAAGACTGGGGTCGATCGTTTGCGGATCCTCGCCGCACGATGCACATGATTCTGTCGGTGTATTGGAGCCTCGGCGCGACGGCGATTCTGATCGTCGGATTTGTCAGCACGAATTCATCGCTCCGCTTCATGGCGATCACCTGCTTCGGACTGACGCTGCTGAAGGTCGTGCTGGTCGACCTTTCCTACCTGGAGATGGTTTTTCGAATCGTCTCGTTCGTCGTCCTGGGCGTCCTGTTACTCAGCGCATCGCTGTTGTACCAGCGAAGGTCGGCGAGGATGGGCGCACGTGGAGCCGAATCGGAGAGAACGGCCTGA
- the lysA gene encoding diaminopimelate decarboxylase, with protein MDHFRYQSGELYCEDVPVAQIAGQIGTPAYIYSTATFLHHYNAVASAFAPVDPIICYSIKSCGNLHICRLLREAGAGFDVVSGGELRRAIEAGADPSRIVFAGVGKTDEEINQGIDAEIGWFNVESEAELENLIAIATSRRATVRAALRVNPDVDPKTHRYTSTGKKESKFGVDLERARRVFDTYGRQSGVRLCGIHLHIGSPVNSVDPYVQAIQKGIALIDELRAAKFEIDTLDIGGGFGAHYRSEEAPPAVAYADAILPLLRGRNLRIILEPGRSIAANAGILLARTLYLKKSGDRDFLIVDAGMNDLIRPALYEAYHFAWPVHPGEQFTPTQRGEAIHMSGLRPMDVVGPVCESGDFLAKNRMLPPMNRGDLLAVFSAGAYGFVMAGHYNSRPSPPEVLVSGNTFRVIRRRETYDDLVAAERELPSPRDPSAQ; from the coding sequence ATGGACCACTTCCGCTACCAATCAGGCGAACTCTACTGCGAGGATGTGCCTGTCGCGCAAATCGCCGGGCAAATTGGCACACCCGCTTACATTTATTCAACCGCAACGTTTCTCCACCATTACAACGCCGTCGCGTCGGCGTTTGCACCGGTTGACCCGATCATCTGTTATTCGATCAAAAGCTGCGGGAATCTTCACATCTGTCGATTGCTTCGCGAAGCCGGCGCGGGCTTCGATGTCGTTTCAGGCGGCGAGCTGCGCCGCGCAATCGAAGCGGGTGCCGATCCATCCAGAATCGTTTTTGCCGGCGTCGGAAAGACGGACGAGGAGATCAACCAGGGCATCGACGCAGAAATCGGCTGGTTCAATGTCGAATCGGAGGCCGAACTGGAAAACCTCATCGCCATTGCGACGAGCCGCCGCGCGACCGTTCGTGCCGCGCTTCGCGTCAATCCCGATGTCGATCCGAAGACGCACCGATACACCTCGACCGGAAAAAAGGAATCGAAATTCGGAGTCGATCTTGAACGTGCAAGACGCGTCTTCGATACCTATGGCCGCCAGTCGGGCGTTCGGCTCTGCGGCATCCATCTGCATATCGGCTCGCCGGTCAACAGCGTCGATCCGTATGTTCAGGCCATTCAGAAAGGCATCGCCCTCATCGACGAACTTCGCGCCGCAAAGTTCGAGATCGATACACTGGACATCGGAGGTGGATTTGGCGCGCATTACCGCTCGGAGGAAGCCCCGCCGGCAGTCGCCTATGCCGACGCCATCCTGCCGCTGCTGAGGGGACGCAACCTCCGGATCATTCTGGAACCCGGCCGCTCAATCGCAGCCAATGCAGGCATCCTGCTTGCCCGAACGCTATACCTGAAAAAATCCGGCGACCGCGATTTCCTCATCGTCGACGCCGGAATGAATGATCTGATCCGACCCGCGCTGTATGAGGCATATCATTTCGCCTGGCCGGTTCACCCCGGCGAGCAATTCACCCCCACACAGCGCGGAGAGGCGATTCACATGTCCGGACTTCGCCCGATGGATGTGGTCGGACCTGTCTGCGAAAGCGGCGATTTTCTCGCAAAGAACCGCATGCTCCCACCGATGAATCGCGGCGATCTGCTCGCTGTGTTTTCGGCCGGCGCGTACGGCTTTGTCATGGCCGGTCATTACAACTCGCGCCCGAGTCCGCCCGAAGTGCTCGTGAGCGGAAACACCTTTCGCGTGATACGCCGCCGCGAAACCTATGACGATCTTGTCGCCGCCGAGCGCGAGTTGCCATCACCGCGCGACCCATCGGCGCAATAG
- a CDS encoding zinc-ribbon domain containing protein, which produces MSFDDKTIVCADCGTEFVHSAEDQARYAERGFTNEPKRCRDCRDKRKASGGGGGGGGGRSFSRGGGGGGGGYGGGGGRGGRGGFGGGGPKQMFDAVCAACGQQTTVPFKPAQGRPVYCRDCFQSHRND; this is translated from the coding sequence ATGTCGTTCGACGATAAAACAATTGTTTGCGCGGACTGCGGTACCGAGTTCGTCCATTCCGCGGAAGACCAGGCGCGGTATGCCGAACGCGGCTTCACCAACGAGCCCAAGCGCTGTCGGGATTGCCGCGATAAGCGAAAGGCTTCTGGTGGCGGAGGTGGTGGCGGCGGCGGCCGGTCCTTCTCGCGAGGCGGCGGCGGTGGTGGCGGCGGCTATGGCGGTGGAGGCGGTCGGGGTGGCCGCGGCGGCTTCGGCGGCGGCGGTCCCAAGCAGATGTTTGATGCGGTGTGCGCCGCTTGCGGCCAGCAGACCACTGTTCCGTTCAAGCCCGCCCAGGGGCGCCCGGTCTATTGTCGGGATTGCTTCCAGTCGCATCGAAACGATTGA
- a CDS encoding putative Ig domain-containing protein, with the protein MTRRPEFSLLALVLFATGGATCDGEALTILPSALPDAVVDSLYNQVLSAQGSNGGRWTVEGTLPPGMSLDADTGKIAGRPTTAGSFEFTIRLLRLFVGSGEKSYQLTVHPKLMVNLNLAVARQGEAYSSIVDVTGGTPPYEFEYIGLPAGLTGNADTGVVSGTPVEPEIGRTIQVTVTDSGDPAQVISDVDELVIKPRAVQITTDATLMPGRINTPYQTNISVTDGLPPYRFEITDGVLPPGLSLPANLASGVISGVPTQAGTFQFTLTVTDDDDPASSNSREFTLVITAT; encoded by the coding sequence ATGACCAGACGGCCCGAATTCTCGCTCTTGGCCCTCGTTCTGTTCGCGACGGGCGGCGCGACCTGCGACGGCGAAGCGCTCACGATTCTGCCTTCCGCCCTCCCCGACGCCGTCGTTGATTCGCTTTACAACCAGGTCCTCTCCGCCCAGGGTTCCAATGGCGGTCGGTGGACAGTTGAAGGAACGCTTCCCCCAGGCATGTCGCTCGATGCAGACACCGGAAAGATCGCTGGCCGCCCAACGACCGCCGGCTCCTTCGAATTCACGATTCGCCTGCTGCGCCTCTTCGTCGGCTCCGGAGAAAAGTCCTACCAACTGACCGTGCATCCCAAGCTGATGGTAAACCTGAACCTCGCTGTGGCCAGACAGGGGGAAGCCTACTCGTCGATTGTCGACGTAACCGGCGGCACACCCCCTTATGAGTTTGAGTACATCGGACTACCCGCCGGCCTCACCGGAAACGCCGATACCGGCGTGGTCAGCGGCACACCGGTCGAACCCGAAATCGGCCGAACCATCCAGGTTACCGTCACCGACAGCGGTGATCCCGCACAGGTCATCAGTGATGTCGATGAACTCGTCATCAAGCCGCGTGCGGTTCAGATCACAACCGACGCGACATTGATGCCCGGAAGGATCAATACGCCCTATCAAACAAACATCTCCGTCACAGACGGACTGCCGCCTTATCGATTCGAGATCACCGACGGCGTGCTGCCGCCCGGACTTTCTCTACCGGCTAATCTGGCAAGCGGCGTCATTTCCGGTGTCCCGACCCAGGCAGGCACCTTTCAATTCACGCTGACCGTAACAGACGACGACGACCCGGCGAGCAGCAACTCCCGCGAGTTTACGCTCGTCATCACGGCAACCTGA
- the nrdR gene encoding transcriptional regulator NrdR — translation MRCPYCKEQDDKVIDSRAADGGAVIRRRRECLGCHRRFTTYERIDTTNKLLVVKKDGARQPYEREKLIGSVTRACWKLSLKAEQIETLVDDVEEEVFRKFDREVPSEYLGKAISSRLRKLDKIAYLRFASLYYEFQEVGEFIQEAQEVLEDESDVAGQQSLFQDEQ, via the coding sequence ATGCGATGTCCGTATTGCAAAGAACAGGACGACAAAGTCATTGATTCGCGTGCTGCGGATGGCGGCGCGGTGATTCGGCGTCGGCGTGAGTGTCTCGGTTGTCACCGTCGCTTCACGACGTATGAGCGCATCGATACGACGAACAAGCTGCTGGTAGTCAAAAAGGATGGCGCGCGGCAGCCTTACGAACGAGAAAAACTGATCGGCAGCGTAACAAGGGCGTGCTGGAAACTCTCACTGAAGGCCGAACAGATCGAAACGCTGGTTGATGACGTAGAAGAGGAGGTATTTCGAAAATTCGATCGCGAAGTACCAAGCGAGTACCTGGGCAAGGCGATCTCGTCGCGACTAAGAAAATTGGACAAGATCGCTTATCTTCGGTTCGCAAGTCTGTATTATGAGTTCCAGGAAGTAGGCGAGTTCATCCAGGAAGCACAGGAGGTGCTCGAGGATGAAAGCGACGTAGCCGGCCAACAGTCCTTGTTTCAGGACGAACAGTGA